The DNA window TAAATGCGTTAATAATATGTCTGACTTCAGCATAACAGTGTGAAGACACTACTGAGCTGCGAGGATAACGAGGGCTGCACCCCGCTCCACTACGCGTGCAGACTGGGGATCCACGACTCGGTGAAGAACATGCTGGGCCTCTCGGGGCAGGTCGGCCTCGCATGCAAGTCCAAGGACAAGAAGTCTGCCCTGCACTTTGCTGCTCAGTGAGTTCAATTGGTCCCTGAGGGCATGACTTTCCATACCAATGGACTAAATAACTCTGATCTGACCTGATTTTCTCCGCTCAAAGTTGCACAAACTTTGCTCATTTGATCAAAGAAGTACCAACGATGGCCCTGCTTATCAAATTGTCCAGTGAGGAATGAGTGTTTAACCTCTTCCTTTCATATTggttttgatgtgtgtttttttatagctACAATATTGAATTAGCAGAAAAACTGCAGCCATCAGTTTGTCAGAAATGTTCCCATGAATCCCCCTCTATGACcattaaaacaaagttttaGAAGGAaagtatagcttctgtacacaTCTTccttgtcttaaaaaaaaaaaaatcaattttcatGAGCATCGTTAGATCCACCTTCTGTCATTGTTATTCTCTAACAAGTGTGTATTATTGATTAGTGATACCACAAGGGAATGAAActtaaatcaaaaacagctcCATTGAGAACTTTGACTTACAATCTTACTAAAGCCAAGACTTTTATCTGTATAACTGAACAACACTGTTCAGATGAAAAATGAATACCTGGCTTCATTTGAAACTGTTACCTCACTGCAGTTTTAATCCAGTGAGCTCTACTCAAAAGCCTTTTCATGATTAATTGATGTGACATACCTATTATACAGTGACCCCTGAGGAATTGTCACAAGAATAGAATTCAATTAGCAAGGCGCATGTAAAGAAATGTAACTAATAGTGTGAAATGAGTGGACATTCAACATCATTGCTATTGATTTTTCTATTATGTACACCTCTTTCATTAGAGCTAGAGGGCAAATGAAGGCCATGGTATGATATCATGCCTTAACTCTTACAGACAGCTCAATCTCTTTCCCCACCAATCCCACTGCACTGACACAAAGTGCTGCTGACCTTCTTAAAAGGttcagagacaaagaaaaatcaCAGCACAAGCCAATGTGTCACTAATCTGATCTTTCGGTGTGCTACACCATTAATCATTTACATTCCCAAACACTTTAAACCTATATTTTACCTGCAGGTTAAAGCCCTGCAACAGCAGTCGCTGAGCGAGATACTCAATGGCCAAGATGAACCGTGCTCTAACTGGTCCTGGCCTCTGGCTTTGCTGTGCTGTGGGCCGTGcaaaaaatgcatttccatTTCAGAGATCAGCAGATCATAAGAGGGAGAAAAGTTCCTTTCACAAGCTAAAGCTTCAACTCATCCCTTTCTTCTTCAAGATATGGGCGCATCAATACGTGTCACAGGTTACTGGAGACCATCACGGACTCTCGACTGCTAAATGAAGGGGATGAGCGTGGCCTGACTCCTCTCCATCTGGCTTCAAAGGACGGACACATCAAAGTGGTACAGCTCCTGCTGCGCAAAGGAGCTCTCTTTCACAGGTACACTCAAACATGTGTGTATGATAAATCATCTAAACCGGCATGTAGACTGAGGCCTGAGATCCTGTTTTTTTAGCCCTAGGACTCGACAAATGCAAAATGCATTAAtattatgataaataaaacaaaaatagacacaCCCTCAAAACTAGATACCATGCTACTCCTTGCTACTTTTGTTGAGTATAATACACGTTAAAGATTGAACCTTGTTGGTTGtacttgtgtttgtcttttatttttcagtgatTACAAAGGCTGGACTTGCTTGCATCATGCTGCATCTGCAGGATACACTCAAACTATGGAAGTCCTTTTGTCAGCCAATCCGAAGTTAATGGATAAAACAGATGAGGATGGGGTATAACTAGTAGTTCAAATAACTTCAAATATTTCTATAATATTTGTTGtgatttctgtgtttgcagttcaTGATGAGCTGTGAGAAAGAGTCTGTATTGATCCTGTTTCTGGAAAATTGGATTGCTAAAAAACTACCTGTGATAGGCATCCCTGTTTTACAATGAATGCAGATTTTCACTTCTGTCATGTCTTGATACACCAGAACACTGCACTCCACATCTCAGCGAGAGGGGGTCATGTGGCTGCAGTCCGGCTCATGCTTGGCCGTGGAGCAGTGCTCATCTTAAACAAAAATGACACGTCATTCCTCCATGAAGCTGTGCAAAACGGGAGGACAGATGTTGTCAATGCTGTGATTGACAGTGACAGGTACGTGACTAATGCAAGTGTCAGTTCAGTGGAGAAGAACACACTTTCAATAGATCTTGCACTGCAGTTTATACGCCGTGTATTCATCAAGGTTGTGCTGTGAAAACCATGAACCTTCAAAACCTCAACTCTTTTCTggctaacaaaaaaataacctgTCTTATGCTTCGTGGCTCTGCAGTGCTGTACTACATGATGGTTTGAAGTGTTTATGTGCTCTTACATCTTAAGATGTAAATGCCTTTTATGTATTTGCTGTAATTTGAGCTGTGGAAGAAGTAGCGTGGATTTCTGTTTGCcacaatttctttttaaaaattccAATGGGTTGCCCatcatttttaaaggttaaactTTAAGGCAAACTGTTCCgttaaatttgtttttgttattttctttcttaCAGAGTGTCTGAGGCTCTGGGACTGTTCACCCCTGGCTCTAGCCAGCGTTGTGTCATACTAGATATGAttgaatttcttcctgaaacaTACAAGGTTGCAACTAGCCAAGGAACACAATATACATCTCCTAAATATCTGCTCACAGCAGACCTAATAACTTTTGTTTGCAGTTCATTTTGTATACACTGTTCACATTTAGAATAACTCTGTTCCTCGTTGATGTCTCTCATTTCGGtcactgtgtttttctgctttctgtAACAGCACCTTTTGGACAGCTGTGTGAAGGAATCTGATGATGACTACAACAGTCCCGACTATCATGTAGTTAGACTTCGAGATTAACAATTTGAAAATAACAGTAATCTTTATTGTACCCAACAATCTAAATCTAAAACAAATTCTTTGTGTAATGTAGATCGAATACGACTTTGGATTTCTCCAAGCTCCTCTTACTAGGGTGAAGAAGTCATCTGACAATATAATGAAGGCTCCTCCCCTGGCTGCACTGAACGTAAGCAACTTTTAGTGTCcttaaaaatcttctttttttttttaaatttcacatattatcctccttttcaacaagtttaaacaagtctcagagctccccaaaacatgtctctgAAGTtccttgttataaatccactctgatcctgtattttatcatgtcCATAAAACCCCtgtatttcagccctgctcagaacaggctgtttgtgtgtctgtagctttaaatgtaaatgtgctgtGTCTGACCGCGCCCTTCTCTGGAAGGGattgggtggcttgggctttctcacTCCGCGCCTAGTTGTTTACGGTGCGAAGGCGGACTCAAAGGACAGAAAGAACACCAAGCTGTGGGAGCGTCGCCCACCTGGGGGAGAGGTTgttgccctttgtgatgtcatgaagggaaaaatcgtcaaacggcctgtttgagcacacatcttctaaaaagtggagcaggcaaaagatggagaagatttactttatttcataattggggggtttgtagacaagcTAGGGACAAGCTAAGCTTCTTTAGtcggatttttaaaaaaacacagctgtagTCTATCACCATAAAAAGAATCTCACTCTGtgggaaacacaaacataaactaGCTCTGTCACCAGCTGATGAATGAGCCACTGATGTATACCAGCTTTGACAACTTGTCATTTGCCAACCCCGAGAGCTCCACACTTTCATACAAATATGGTCACTTGTGTCTCCAGACAACCAaagtggtgagaaaaaaaaaaggcctgacTCAAGGCATCACATATAGGCTACAGTTACAACTCACCCCTAAAGGTTTGTTTGAACTTGTGTCCCACCTCTCATTAGGCAAATAGCTAATCACACTTTTAGATTAGAGGGTAATTCCTAaattgtccaatcagatttcagGGGTCCATGCCATTCCAGGCCACCCCTTAGACACATCCTGCAGCTAAAGAGAAGCAGGTGTAAGAAATAAACCTGTCACATATAGGCAGGTTTATTTCTTACCTTTTCATCATTCCTGTCACATTGTTATCCTGAATATGACAACAGTTAGTTCATAATAGATTCATTCTGCATGCAAATGTTCACAGATGTAATTTCATGAGTCTACAGAGTCTTATTAGATGACTTGTAGCTCGCAGCTTATTTTAATACACAGTTGCGTTAAATTATTCTATTTGTTagcaaaacaaacaacctcATCTGCCATCATTTGTTAGAAACTCCTCATGGCATTTCTGTGCCGGCTGATGTCAACCTACATTATGCCCGTGGAGATCAATAAGATGCAttcacttttaaatcttttagGCTCCGGCTGTCAGGCTGCCTGCAGAAAATGTGCGGTTAACATCAGGctatttcttctgtttgtctttctgcagGCAATGGTGCAATACAACCGCATTGAACTCCTCAACCACCCTGTCTGCAAGAAGTACCTAGCAATGAAATGGTACGTGTATATGTGATTTAACCCCTGAAAGGagatttcttcttctgataTGTTGCAAGAAAGATCACTTATCATTTAGAATGTGTATCTTTAAGGTCTTCAAATGTAACAGGTCTGTCTCCTTCTTTGTTCGAATCCTCAGGGTTGCATATGGGAGCACTGCTCATGTGATCAACATGTTCATGTACCTGTTAGGCCTGCTGCCCCTCACTCACCTGATCATAAATCTAAGGCCCACCCTGAACACCACGGATACAGGCGAGCATGATATCGTCATGGTTCCCATTTCTTTCATTGAGGTACTAATGACAGAGAAGATCTTTATAAAAGCTCTgtagctctgtttgtttttaagttctGAGCCGGAGACTGTTCACCGCTGTGCAGACTAcatgaacagaaacacaatattTGTCAGTGTTATTATCTATGAAGATAAACTATATCTCACTCTTCTTCATTTCACAGCAAAGCTTGCTCCTGTCCCTCTGCATGGTGATGGTCGTGGTTATGAGCATCTACTCCTTAGTGAAGGAAGTGGTGCGGATATTGGAGCAGGTACAGTAACTCACATGTCGTTACCTCAGATGAAGCATGTGCCAATAAATCTGTTGAGCAGCAGGTCCGTGTGGACACTTTAGCAATCAAGCGTGATGGATGGAGCAACCTCTGATTGAAATGTCCCATGAATGACCACAGTCAGAAAGTCACCTCCAACCTTCAGTCGTTTTGGTTATAAGTAGAAGAAAGTTGGTCTGTCGAAGAGTTTTGTGACttagctgatttttttttcttttcttatcattCAAAAGCGATGGAAATACTTCAAGGACTATTCCAACCACAATGACTGGTTTTCAGCCATCTtgtccctcctcttcatcattccTGTCATCCTCAACGTAGAGGGTTCTCTTCACTGGCAAGCAGGGGCCATGGCAGTGTTGAACTCCTGGGTCGGATTTCTCCTTTATCTCCAGAGGTACGTTCCAATCTAACTCCAACATCACTATTTTCAACATCATGTATCTTTGAAGTGTTGAAGACCACTAACTGCTTTGATCTCCCGTTTTCTCCAGATTTGAGGGCGTTGGCATCTATGTTGTGATGTTTGGGGAGATCATGAAGACATTGCTGCGTATTGTAATGCTCTTTATGTACCTGCTGTTAGCATTTGGTCTGGCCTTCCATGCCCTGATGCTCAACCGGGTAGGAAAGGGGGCGGGGAAAACATTCCTAAAAACACTAAGAGTTTAAATCCTATTGAGTCGGCCCACTAGGCTCCAGTGATTCTTACCACTCAAGTTTAATGGTTAACcgctatctatctgtctattcCTCTATCTGTCTTCTAATCATGCAGAGCATAGCACTTGTTTTGAAGCTTAATCTATGCAGCATTGGAGTTGGAATATCTAGAGTATCATACTGTATGGTATTGTATCATGCTCTGGACTTATGTGACATGCAcaacatgttttgtattttggtgGACTCTGTTTACAGTAAGATCACATACAGTTCTACAGTGATCTACTGTCTTTAAGAAAATTGACAAAGCTTTGGTCGGTTTAAACATTGGCATCACACCCATTCATGTCTTACTATTATGGGTTGTTATACCGATCTTCAGAAAAAGCACAGGCGCATTTGAGATAAACAGAGATGAAATGTGCTTCCTTTTCTACCCTTAGAAAGAGTTTGACAGCGTGCCGCTCTCAGTGATGCAAACCTTTGTCATGATGGTTGGGGAACTGAACTACCAAAACAACTTCCTGGAACCGTTTCTGAAGAACCAGCTTCCTTTCGGCCCTCTGACTTACTTCATTTTCGTGAACTTTGTTCTGCTCATGCCGATCCTACTGGTGAACCTGATGGTAAGTATTTACGGCCATTTTAAATCCACTACCTGAAGACATCAGCATCTCCAAAAGCTGCACGACTTAATGTGACGGTTATAATGGTTCTTTGTATGTTTGGTTGTGTTGTAGATCGGTTTAGCTGTTGGAGACATTGCTGAAGTACAAAGAAATGCAGCCCTAAAGAGAATAGCTATGCAGGTATGTGGAGACtaaagcacttttttaaaagtagtAACAAAGTAACAAAACCCCAAATATAATTTTTGAAGTATTTAGATTTGAACAGATAATACATCTTGTGATGATACAAAAGACATTAGTTGGAATATTGAGTGTAAATGGTGGGACagatgcatttaaaaatgtaagtcaAGACATTTGGAtggctttaaaatgttctttaaagtaTAATTCATGACTGTATCTCTGAAAATCTGAGTCCAGATCGACCTCCACACCGCTCTGGAAGACAAGCTGCCTTATTGGTTTTTAAAACGAGTTGACAAGCCCTCCCTGATCATCTACCCAAACCGCAAGTGCTCCAAGGTAGGCGGCATATTTTCTATAATAGTTTATTAGTAAAACATTCTATGTGTCCTTTTTTATAGTAATATTTCCTTCCTTTTCTCTGTGCCAGCGCTTTCTTGTTCACCTTTTCACGGGTGATGCAGAGACACAGGAAGTGTGGAGTCGTATGCAGGCCAAGTCACAGCGCTGCTCTGTGATACAGAACGAGCTCGTGAAGCAGAAGAAAAGGTAAAGCACAAGAGGGTGAACATGTCCATCCCAtgtgagttttattttgttctgtggAATCATTAAGTATCCAAATCATAAGGAATCCAAAACTGTGGTTTATCTAACAATTGAATCATAGTTTTTGATGCAACAGCGGCCCCTAGTGGTCACAGAGAAAGAAGGCCTGTGACTCACTGTCATTCCCTCAATGAGAAGCACATAGAAGCACTCAGCGCTTTAGACACCTGATTATAAATCTACTCAAGCTTATATCGAGTCCATGTCTGACATGTTGCTCTTCAGGATGAAGGAGATGTCAAGCATGATGGAGAAGCAGCACGACCTCCTGAAGCTCGTCATCCAGAAGATGGAGATCACCTCGGAGGCCGACGAGCACGACGGCCCTGTGAACGTCAGGGGCAGCATGTGGCCTAGCCTGGGTCAGGTCAAACCGAGAGGACACAGTGTGTCTCGCTGGGTCCCTCTGATGAAGGCCATCGAGGCTAAAAAGAAATGAGGAGCATCAGACAGATAAGAAATATTTATAAAGTAACAGATATAAACTAAAGAAGTCTATTAATCGTGGCATGACATACACAATATATTCAATAATTTAGAGATTTAAAACTTCATCTACTATATACAGCTTCTGTAACTTGAGTGCTCTTGTTAAGGGGGCtcatgcagctttttttccatTATGCACACATGTAACTGTTAATCtaatgctgctctgtgtgtctatgtgcaaTATGTCCTCTATTGTGTCTTAAATATGACTTTTCATGTCTAGTATTGCCTTGTTTCATCATTAAACATGTAAATTATCtaaaaagatacaaaacaaaatctatagtctcagcagttttttttaaacaagtttgaTTTTGTAATCAAAAAGACTAAAACTAGAACTGCAGGATGTGAATGCTAACAGTTTTAATGAATTGAAATCAAGGTGAAGGAAGCAAAGAATTTCTCCAGTTTAATAAAATCTTACATATACATCAAGacgaccatatttggacaattGTTAGTACCAACACATGAAGATATTTAAACCCATCAGTAACTGTGAATCACTGAGATTCTTCGCCTTGTCACAACTTTCTTTAAGACTTTAAACATTGATGTATACaacttgtaaacatgttgactgATTCTATGACAATCACAAGACTTTATTCTTTCAGATTAAAAATGACACGACtccttttttaaggttttaaagaTTGAATCAGAAGTCTGTGGGTTTGGGC is part of the Labrus mixtus chromosome 19, fLabMix1.1, whole genome shotgun sequence genome and encodes:
- the trpa1b gene encoding transient receptor potential cation channel subfamily A member 1b → MNFSREVTRQTSCYTYVIEDEEPALAILNVFELAEKGDLALLENLVRKSPEVLSDKDELGASPLHHAAAGGYVNLIQFITTVMDPQEWNSCDDQGNVPLHWAVEKNKQESCRVLLDLGADPNILNTALLSPLHLAVSLGHNNLVELLLTYNATDCNLQGDLGNTPLILACSINNCEALSMLITHGARLCQQNKLGHFPIHAAAFAGAKKAMEVVLNAGGKIGHETEAHINYIDKSKSSPLHLAVRGGNIEAIGLCIAMGAKIDQQQNDRSTPLHLACTQGATEVVKLMLSSIDQVEDIINLTDGANQTPLHRATIFDHAELAEYLISLGADLNCFDCKGNSPLLLATSCGAWKTGTLLITKGANINVRDGFGRNFLHLAILQPKGLKNLPEEVLQHNSVKTLLSCEDNEGCTPLHYACRLGIHDSVKNMLGLSGQVGLACKSKDKKSALHFAAQYGRINTCHRLLETITDSRLLNEGDERGLTPLHLASKDGHIKVVQLLLRKGALFHSDYKGWTCLHHAASAGYTQTMEVLLSANPKLMDKTDEDGNTALHISARGGHVAAVRLMLGRGAVLILNKNDTSFLHEAVQNGRTDVVNAVIDSDRVSEALGLFTPGSSQRCVILDMIEFLPETYKHLLDSCVKESDDDYNSPDYHIEYDFGFLQAPLTRVKKSSDNIMKAPPLAALNAMVQYNRIELLNHPVCKKYLAMKWVAYGSTAHVINMFMYLLGLLPLTHLIINLRPTLNTTDTGEHDIVMVPISFIEQSLLLSLCMVMVVVMSIYSLVKEVVRILEQRWKYFKDYSNHNDWFSAILSLLFIIPVILNVEGSLHWQAGAMAVLNSWVGFLLYLQRFEGVGIYVVMFGEIMKTLLRIVMLFMYLLLAFGLAFHALMLNRKEFDSVPLSVMQTFVMMVGELNYQNNFLEPFLKNQLPFGPLTYFIFVNFVLLMPILLVNLMIGLAVGDIAEVQRNAALKRIAMQIDLHTALEDKLPYWFLKRVDKPSLIIYPNRKCSKRFLVHLFTGDAETQEVWSRMQAKSQRCSVIQNELVKQKKRMKEMSSMMEKQHDLLKLVIQKMEITSEADEHDGPVNVRGSMWPSLGQVKPRGHSVSRWVPLMKAIEAKKK